Within Vanessa atalanta chromosome 11, ilVanAtal1.2, whole genome shotgun sequence, the genomic segment aaaaatgtcaataatcCTAACTGTTTAGGTAGTTACATAAAATTGGTTTCCATTAGGCAAAGGGCGTAAAATGATTTTTTGGAACTGCCATATTTTCAACGTGGCGAGGTTCAACTCTGTTTTAATGTGCTCCGTAGACAGGAACTTGAAAGGTTCCTTAATTTATTGGCTCTTTCAACTGCTCCataagtgtatatatgtattaacgaTTTGTGCAGTGAGCGACGCACTGTGGGCAACGATTCCATTAGAGCAGGTGCAGAAGCGCGAATATTGTAAATACGGCCCTTTAAAGGTGTACTTTAGTTTGTATGGAATATTGGCTAAAGAATTAACCAACTCACGTGGCTTTTTTAACGCTATTGATACTTTTTTCTAGTAGGTAGAGCAGTGGGTATCGTAATATACGTATGTACATAGGTGTTGATAATGCGTAAGCAAAAGAAAACAAGCACGTAATAAGGCAAACACAGTTTTGCAAATTTATTCCACATATTAACTGATACAAGATTGATACAAGTCAGAGTTCTAACAGTATGGACATGCTATGTGGTCGAAATACAAAAAAGTTTAGTACAgcgataataataaacattgcagAAATCCTGAACTTTACATTACTACTTCTTCACACTAATGTATTTTAAAgggaaatatgtaataaaaataaagcaaaaaactAAAGCAGGAACACAGTTGGGAAATGTTATCGATTACaggtgttttttattttagccgTAATTGATAGAGTCGTCGAGTTCAATTCATTCCATAAATTCTTTCTCGTGTAACCTAAGTTGTAAGTTTGTCAAAAAACAACAGTCAAActccttataatataataattactgctAAAATACACATCACATCGCAAAATGCGTTCGcaggaataaaatatatcgaataacatgtattaaaaaaaacagacagTCGACGGGTCGGCGACCCGACGCGCGACCGCAAACAGGCAACCGCGGCCGCGCGCcctcacaaaaataaagtatatattaaatatatacggcTAATACGACAGTGAAAACATAAGCATAACGGGAAACTTACATTCGAAACATTTCATAACGTCCTACTTTAAGATTTTTACGGAATCGTCGCGATACAAAATCGAAAACgtgaaaatcaaataaaaaaaacacatatatagAAAAAAGTGGAACGATCCCCCCGCTAGGGCGGGCGGACCGGGCGTAAACGTAACCGTGAACCGCTGCGGAGCGTGCGAGGCGCGGTGCGCGGGCGAGGTGCTCCCCTGCGCAGCTTGTAGTGTCTCCGGGACAGGGGCTCGCGCGCGCGGCGCCCGGCGGCGGCGCGACGGCGCGGCGGCGGCTAGCTGCCCGCGCCCGCCCacccgcgcgccgccgccgccgccgcgcccagCCGCCGCTTGCTCTCCCCCCCAGCGTTCTGCTGACCCCCGTCGTGTTTACGTTTACCTGCAACCGAACCCACGGCCTCACGTCACCATCTTACCGCATTTGTGCAAATCAGTATAAACCATCGAATCGGTTCACCTGATTTTAATCGATTAAACTTTTGAAAAGTGATGTACTACATACTACTTATGTAAATTGGTCAGTAACAAAATGAtctaataatttgatattattcacTATACAGAGATGAAAGAATACATGATACCATTAAAATTTTCTagtaaaatacacaaattaaactatataatcTTCCacaaactttacaataaaaaaaatttggacTCGCAAATAGGCTGGTCTAAAGTTTGTGGAAGACCTATGCAGGAACAGGATAAAGGAAAGGAAAGGGTAGGATAGTTaccgataaatatttaagaatccAGATTACACGCAAACCATTAAACATGCTGAAACGAAATAAGTTGTATCAGGTAGTGAGCTGATTACAGTGGCCATCCGAGAGAgtccaaatattttttagtaaaattttgaattttgtccATTATATCGCTACTGTATTAAATCTATTCAAATGTGAAACAATACAGTAATCataagaaataagaatttttttagtaatttaatttgagcagaaatatttaacttaagctAATTAAAGATTGGATCAAAAGAAAACTCTTACActtgttttgaatttttaaagtcCTTATAACTATTAGCTTTTAGTCAGTCTATCTATGTGGAATAGATCAAAGATATATTCCACATAAAATGTTAAAGGAATAAGCGGCAATAAAAAGGAAGGACAATATTATGATTAACAATTCTGATGGTAgctttgtaaatacaaataatcaataattatcatCTTAGATAAGACAAAAGTTTTTACGAACCTGGTAAACTTGGCTTGGCGCGCGGGTTGCCACGCATGGCGCTGGGCGTGCGGCGGCCACGAGCGGCGCGCCGCGCACCACCACGGGCCCCAGCCGCGGCCCCGCGCCGCGCCCAGCGGGCGCCCGTCCCACATGACCCAGCCCCCTGCACCCAATTTACTGTTACCCATCTCGTAATACCATCACCCTCGCCTTTCGTTTGGTACCTCTCAAGTTCGACACTATTAACCGATTGTTGAAATGCAGAGGAACAAGTTGTCAAATTACGACAGCCTTCGTATCGAATACAAAAGCAATTATTaactaatcatatattttttatatgatcgaAATTTTACAAGTTGTATGGTTAAGGAGCAAAATTTCTTTACAATTAGCTCTTTCGCCATATTATTTAAAGCGACATTTTCACAAAAGAACGCTTCTGCTACTATGACAGCGCAGCATTATTACCAAATGATTTATTGTGCCTGCCTCTGAGAGTTCGTGTTCAAGTCCCTAAAAATGTAAAAGATAATGGCAAAATGGTTTTTCAGGATGTAACCCCTGGGGTTTTTGAATTAAAACGcttcaaaaatgtaataaaattatgatataatgtCTAAATCGGGGatgatagattaaatatatgagAACTGATATTCGAACATTAgcattattgttgttttttaataatgctgtTGCCAAAAATTCATAGACATTCTACGTTCTTGCAGAGCCCTGGATATATGTTTGGATTTTTCGTTGAAGGATAAGTTTGGCCATCAGTGGccggttcttatcggtagaattccgaaccggtgatagcttcaattaatattttgtttaatgacgattcaaaagactacatgaataaaatatattttgatttttgattataattattttttgagcaccgaatacatatataagcaacttatatataatataagcaacTTATCAGTTAAATGTAGTTTATTCTCTAGAACGCTGTAATTCAGCGGATCTTAATTGACTAGAACAAATCTATACCTATATTTCcgaaaaatatacctattaatatGCAATTAATACCAACCAAACCACAATttgatataattgtaatttgatGGTTGCAAGCTCTCTAACAAATACACGTATCGAAGTTTTTTCATCATTgtcacatattttttaataaaacataattatagcaTCAATTTGCCATATCTAACCATGCACGTTTGCATCTCGTTCTAATGAAAACAATCGAAACCAAACCGAGTATAAATCGTGAAATGCAGGTTTAAACGACAACACTTGAGAAGTACCAGTCTGAAGTGAGGGTATACGATTACAAGGTTGGTAACATTAATAGACATTTTCATCAACAGCCACCATCTTTGTTCTACAATCACTAACAATACTCATCTATAAGACATCTAATTCTACCAAGACACTGGTGACTATTGAtgatttatagataataaaaaaacaacgaaaaataatctataactgtaaatatatttttatagattaaatgaataaattttgtcaaattaattaaataaagaagttCACTGTCCATCGATGTCTTATCAATGAATATTCAATATCCAGAATTCTCAGAAAGGTTTGAAAATCAATCGATGAACATAGAATTCAACAATAATCATGACATCGAGAACgtatttggtaaaaaaataaatcataaatacatctatattcaatatatatataaaagctttGATAGTGTAATCAAACGTCTtccatatacataaaaatagtttacattTGATATCGTAATATGCGTCATCTGAGAACAATCACACAagcaattgtttttgtttataatcttCAAAAGAAATAATGTGTGAATATTCTCTTCTAAATCTAAGACATCATGCAGCAAATAAATAACTgctttaactatataaatatgtagatattaCACGAGATACAAAATATGCTAAAAGTATTTCATGGATGTTTTTATCGATAATAATGTACTAAGAAACAATCAGGTACCTACTTCTACGCTACGAGTAATTACTCACATACTTTACGAGTGAAAATTACAACAGACTCTAAGGTTGATAGCTAAACGTAGACAAACAACCGATGTAAAATACTCATAATTGTCTATATAACGCAGACGGGTACCTGAATGCCTCCAGTTAGATCGTAGTAAAGCGAGTTGGGCCCGAGAGCGAGCTCGTCGTCCTGAGTGAGGCATTTACCAAGCGGGTCAGTAAGTCTTCTTAACATATTCTCTACCTCGTTACAACAAcgagaaatttaaaaaacgttaCACGGGCTGTCCGATTTACGAAAACGACATTCCTGATCTAAGAGATATGCGGGGGTGGCCAAGCTCCAAGCGTGTTATCGGGTTAGTGACAAAGCGAGCGAAGCGAAGCACTACATGAGGAATGGTAAGCGCGGGATGATGCTAAGCGAGGCAAACGTGTAATGGCAACTGAAAACAACAGGGAGAGGTGAGTCGGGCGCGTTAGTCGGAGTGGCCGCAGCCATGCAGACCTGATGGTGCGATCGCCGACAGCCACCCCGCCCCGCCCAGCTCCCTCGGCCCGCGCGCCCCGCACCGGGCTCCGTGGGCCGTGTGTGCAGTGTGCACTGGCAGCAGCAGCTGCGCACTGCGCACTGCACACTGCACACACGCGGTGCCGGCGCGCCGGTGCGGGCCCGCGCCGCGCCCCGCCGCCGCTATCGATCACCACCGTCAGGCCTACACACTACCGTCTTTACCGAGTCACTGACTCCATTCTAGGATGGGAATcaaccaaaaataaaacaaaaagtgaaGAGTAGATGAAAAATTTGGCAAATCAAAAACCGAAAGGTAACAATGATGAGTACAGCGTCTAGTGactagtaaaataatatgataacatTAGTTAGTGTGTGTGGGACCCACCGGTTGCGCTCTGTTGGGAGGCTGGCGGACGGCGGACGGTTGCGGTGGCCCCGCGTAATCAAAATAGAACTCATCGTACCGGTAAAATGGCTCATTGTAGCCACCTCGGTAATCCCCGTACCCGTAATAGTCGTAATCATAATCTATAAACACACAACACAGGCCTTTTAGAGGCTAAGCTAAACTAACGCTAACTTACAAGCTACCGTAGGCTGGCGGTATCCGAGCCTCTGCAATACTCGACACCGGGCAAACATTTACATACGAATATCTCTGCTAGGAGGCTGTGCACACGGGAACTCCACCTGCTTCCTTAGCTCACTCACAAACCGCTACGCACTCGACGTAGTCAAAATTATTATCGACACACGGAAAAAACATGCATCTTCAAGTGTCTAATTTTCATCTATGGCAAATATTTCTCAAACATGGATTCTTgtgaaaacaaacaattttgaatttggaaaatGTTTGGTTGCTGATTTGCATTTCTCTGTCCCACCACCAAAACCTATACTGAAAGCGATGTAAAACAGATGATCAAGTTGAAATCTCAAAGATTGGTGTCGAAACGCCGCGGTACCAATGACAGTGATTACATCATGTTGAAGCATGCACTCGGGAGTCTGTTAAGGttgttattacataaacaaagtTTAGCCCTCTCGTATACACGTAGACTTCACTTTAGAACAGTGTTTCGTTTCTTCTACGTCTTTAGTCCGAAACCATGCAGAACCTACTTAAACCTAGCTCTCATTAATTCTAGCCTATAAAATAGCGTTATGAAACATGTGAGTCGGTTCGCGATAACACActgaaagttattttatatactttccgTGGCTAAATCAATAGCAACGGAAACTACAGTGTATCATCGCAACCTGATTTGTTAGTAGGGGATCAGTAGCAAAGTTTGCGTGTGCGCGTGGAAACCACACCGTGTACACTTCATGTATGTGTGAAATCAGATCCTTTCGAATCGAGAAatagtgaaaaaatattaactttattttaattactacaaaatatatttttttataaatatttcttcacaCTTCTCTCCCTTGTCCGAATTTCGAGCTCGCTAGCTAGATTGACTTTTTCTGatgattaagttttattatgccTTTAAAATTGGTTTTTGGACTATTGGACTACAATTAAGTGGTTTAGtctcttttatttttagcaaaaaCAAGAAATATTGAACGAAACAATTACTACGATATCAAACATCCTGGGAGTCATAAATTTATAGCAAGATGTCCTTTTtatgctttaaattatattttaaaaaatgaagatAGATTTGTTCACAGAAAAGAGACATTTCTAAAAGAGCATTCCCTTAAAACATGTTATGGTTTGATCAAGGCCAACGATTCAGCCTCACATCAATAAATGTCGTCAGAGGGGTCGGAGACACGTATAAAGAGTCACAAAAACGCAGGTGTGAATATGGCAGGTGGTAATCTTTTATAAGAACATATGACGTAACAGCAGCTGGGACTATCGCAAAAAACATCTGTTCGCAGAGCAAATCTCATACTTTTGTGAATTTAACATACGAAAATGAGATGACGCGTGCGAATATCGCTCCAAGCAGAAAACTCGTCGGTCAGTCCCTCGCGTGCGATCGAAAACAATTCTAATATCAGATCAGCTCGATCGTTAACGAGAAACGTATGTAATCATTTCGTTCAGCCGAAGTCATCGAAAAGTCGATCTATCACAGCGAACATGTACGCATGAGTGTGTGTGGCGTGTGGTGTGTGGGTGTGTGGGGCGCGGGCGAGCGCGGTACTGACCGTAGTCGCCGCGCGCTTGCGGCGGGCGCGGCTGCGGCTGCGGCGTGCGGCCGCGCAGCGCGCCGTGCACCGGCGAGCAGCTGCACCAATCAAATCTGACATTACACAACGATACGTTACCCACCGCTAACTGCGCTGGCGCGGCGCCGGCCTCGCGTTGGCGGTGCTCTCGTTACGTACTCGACCGGCACGACTTTACCATTACGTTTGTAATAAAACCGAGGAACGAACAACGTAtaagcaaaatttaaaaaagatcttgtcaatcaaatattaaatttataattggctctaatttgaaaacttttttaaatatcagttgCATTTACTTTTGTCtctaaattttcaataatgatgcAAATATTTGATGAGAGAAAACTAATGACGAGTAAAGAATGAGTAATcctattatttctaaaaacatTCCCCACGAATCATTGGATtccaatgtttaaaataattaatttaatttagatcctTCACTACCTACGAATGTCTAAAAgtgtcttaaaattaaaactccgAGACGAcctaaataaatgtttctatATGCCTAAAatacaattctaaaataaaataaattaaagaacttGTAGAGCGGTCACGGTTatcataaagtaaaaaaaatatttaaatatttaagcctttacataaaataattcataaaaaaatatactaaaatattttcttggcACCTTCCAGTCCAGTTAAATTTGAGTATACGTGTACACCCTGCTTCTTTTATGCTGAACCTGTATTTAGCTCTACAAGAAAGGACACAGGCCAATATTCTGACAATAAATGATCACCTTTAATTCTACCAAATACATCTATTAGACGTACCGTACAATTTAAGCATTTAATACACATCAATGAAAATTGCAATATCTAGACGTAAGgtgtaaaattgaaatataagtcGCACTCACCCGCCACGGCCGTAGATCATTTGGGTCATCCGACGTTCACGCGCACGCAATATTTCCTCTTTCTTCTTCTTGTCTGAAGGGGGTTTCGCCAGCGACACCTCCAAACGAGCGCCGCCCATATCTTTTCCATATAATTCTTCCATCGCCTGATATTAATGAGTATTATCAATTTGTAGTTATTTGTATCTTCTTAGGTTACGTTTATTGATAACATCATTTATGATCTTAGCTGCGTCTCCACAAAAGGAAAATTAGCAACTTTCATGATGTCGACACTCATCGGTGACAAGTATCTGTAATTGCTTTTTGCCAACAAAAATCGTTAAAATGTGAAGTTATTGTTGGACTTTCCATAGAATTACGAGCAGATCAAACACAAAACTGCCCATTTCAGTGAAAACATAACTTAACCCTTGTAAGGCGTTACTATGACGGATGCAAATGTCGAAATTGATTGTTACCATCGATTGATGACTAAACTAAATGCTAACTAAACCTTTTTTGAAAACAGGATTATCGGCAACTAATTGTATGATCAAACCAATAGTTCAAAGATGTAATGGAtagaaatattcatatttatatgttatgttatattatgggggttgttttaaactaaaaagAATTTCCAAAActaactataaaaattaaaaaaattacacatttttaattaccttaACAGCACAATCTCGGTCTTCAAAATGGACGAAAGCATAATCCTTAATCTTCTTGACTCGTTCAACGGTCCCGTAACGTTCAAATTCTTCTTTCAGCGCCTCTTCCGTTATTTCTTGGGTCAGGTTTCGGACGTATAACACCTTAacctattcaaatatatatatttttatacattttgttgttattattttcttttctatttatGAATCGTCAAGCGAACGACGATTTACTTACTTTACTCATAGTTTGCTCGTCGGGCTCTTCTTGAGGATCAGCCCAATCCACTATAATATCACAGCCCCATACCTGCGAAGGATCATTAgactattagaaaaaaaaacactgatatGCGAATGATATTTCACGGTATACATGTATCGTACTAGAGGTAAACAGCTCACCTTTATTCTACCAGTTCCAAGTCTACGCTTAGCTAACGACGCGGCTTTGTGAGACTCGTATTCCAAAAAACAAAATCCTCTATTTTTCTTCTTATCATCGGGCgaactatatataattacttctaCGAGTCCGGCTGCAATCATACAACTCAAATAAAACGCCACGAAGGGGCCAACGAgcgtgaaaattataatataaagctcCCTCCAACCCTCgcttaaattcaatttcaacgCTACAAAATATGAAGCAAATCAAACGATATTCCAGGAGAACATATACGGTACTGAAGAAGTCTAGAGAACAACAGCAAGATTCTCCAGTCATTACCAGTGAGCATTCTCGAGGCGGAGGCCAATCGTCAGGTTAACACTTCGTTTGCAATCTACTTCGCGAGAGGCCGCGAGGCGGCGCGAGGCGCGAGACGCGAGGCGCGAGGCGAGGCGAGGCGCGAGGCCGCCCGGGCCCGCCTCGCGCCTGGCGCCGGCTCGCGGGCCCTCGCCAACTGAATAGCATTTATTATGAATTCGACAAGGACTTACGTGCGTGCCTAGTAAGCTCCTCAAACAAATCGTCCCGATCTCGATTCTTAGGGATATTTCCCACGAATAAACGATGATTGTTAAAGGAAACCGTTACGCCAATCTTTTTCCCCTTTCGAATTTCATAATCATTCAGCTGCAAGAACAATTCGAGGGAGAATAGCCAATGGCCCGGGCCGGAGCGGCCGCGGCCGCCCGGCCCATGACTGGAGAGGGACGCGGGacgggcggcgggcggcgcgggacGCGCGGGACAAGCGGGACGCAAGCGGGGCACCCTCAGCGGTCCACACCAAGCCCCACGCACTCAACCCAACAACTATCAACTCTTTAAGTCATTCGATTGAAACTTTACCTGTTAATTTACCAAACTCTTCCAGTATCTCCTCTTTGCCTTTAGACTTGGGAATGTTGCCGACGAAAAGTCGCAGATTCGGAACGCTAATCTTAATTCTCAGAGTCTTCCCCGGTTTTATTTCGTGATTATCGAGCTGTGGGAAAAATAATAAGggaaaaattttgaaaaatgggTTTCGTTTCGGATTCGTTCTGGCCGAACTGCGATCGCGGTCGGTTCCGATATCGGTCGAGCCGGCGCCGGTTCCGGCGCTTGATGAATTTAGCACAGGTCTGCGACCGCGGACGCGACAGGCGTGAGCGATGATGTCGGTTAGAGCCAATTGTGATGAGTTAACTGTACTTTGGATGATAAGCCAAAAGTGTTTTACGGAGCAAAGAGGAGAGCCTGAGATATATTAAATTCTCAGCCGGAGAACTTTTTGAAGCCAATTGAAAGTTAACCCTGTAAGTGGACCGTTTGatgaagtgaaaataaaaaaagcgagTACAAAGTGTGgtggtaacaaaaaaaaaatgaaagcaaCTTAAAATTGAACGAGGTGCACAGTAAAGAACGGGATGATATCTCAGGAAAAGCGAGGCTAGATCAGATTACAGGTGTTATGTTTGcacatttaaacaaattcaGTGATTACATTTATATGAGGAGGTGGCCATATAGATCGTAAGAGAACAACTTCAATACAAAGTTTTAAGTTACATATTTGAGACGTGGAACGTCACAATAGTAATGCAAATTCTCGAATGCAAGATGTTCGTTAAGAGAGCAATGTATAGGACCACCGCCAAGGGAATATTAATGACATGCTCTTTAAATGATAAAAGCTTAATATCTATATATCCCAAGTGTGACTGTGAATACGTATATTCATCAGGCAAAGGATAGCGTCTTGCAAAAGTACCGACGAGTGATTACACTACAGTAGTTTTGCAAGTGACGCCACAATTTGAAGACTTCGGTTGTGGGGATGAAATCATCATTCaaaaactaattacaattagtaataaaaaaaatagcaaattctCGATATTGAAAATTATGACTATgtgattttttcaaaaaatatttttttttatataagtatattttttaattgaataaaggaattgaATAAAGGTTTTAAGGTCCGGTTTCAATGTACGTACTTATAATGTATCTAACCGAGTTAAGGAGatatcaagtaaaatattatagcaaGTTTTGTATTTCGTGCAATTGACTCAATATTGGggccaaaatatattattgatgattccatcgaaacatatttaaaatatacaaatgtacGAAGTCGCCAAATTGCGGTCAGCTAACGTGCTGTGATTCAGTTATTTTTCAAGGATTATACTTAAACATTCGGCGAGTCACCTGGAAAGTAGATGTCAAATTAGAATTTAGTTTCACTTTGATTCTTCACCAATTAAACAGATGTAGGATATATCATTCAGTTTAGACACAATTTAGTGTTACCAATTAAGTTATTTCATGTTTTATGTTCTGCGATAACACTGTGCAAGATATGCGTATCGGTACAGATGTGCTTTAACATCCATATTGTTAAGAAGGTTTGTGGCAACAaatgttcataaataattactacTTCATATAAAGTCTAGTACTAACTACGTCCGGAGTCTCCCGACTCGCAACGTTTCAGGACTATCTACCGATTCCAACGAAatgtctaatattattattgttagattaaatttatttataatttatcgatCGATACAATATGTATTCAAGGCTAGATAAAACTGTACTTATCAAGATGCAACATCGACATCGAAAGCGGAACAAAATGAACGCAAATGCAGgcaaaaagtaacaaaaaattgatatttaaagcCTAGTACATTTAAAACAGCGCGTTGTTGCCACCAACCTTATTTCCTCTTAGCGATTGAACCTTACGTTGAAGCGCTAAGCGGTTTCGAAAGTGGTAATCATTGTACGACTTGTAGGACGGATCTattcactaaaaataatataaaatcattcatcTTTACCatctaaaagtaattattaccaCTTTCtagaaacaaaaattacaacacccatatataaatagatacccAATACTCTGAACTTATTTTTTCTctcttaaagtttaaaaatgaaaCGTAAAATCAACGAATAACCAGACTCGTCATCGGTCGCCTAGTACTGCTCGGCAAAAGAATAAGTTCAGCGGTCCCGGGACGGCGGCGCCGGTACCCACCTCGTGCACGGCGCGCTGCGTGGCGTCCCGCGTCGTGAAGGTGACGAAGGCGTACCCGCGGTTGGTGCCCGTCATGGGGTCCATCATGAGGCGCAGGTCCCAGATGGTGCCGCAGCGCTCGAACAGCGGGATGAGCTCGTCCTCGTACATGTCCTTGGGGATCTTCCCGCAGAACACCTCGCAGCCGGCGCCGGGCGTGCCGCCCTCCCAGCCCGGCGGCGGCCCGCCGTATTTGCGCTGACCTGCGGGGACGCTTTGCTGTCTCTCGGTTCGTGCTACGGGCGGCTCTGGGACGCGAGGAGCGCCGATGCTTATGACTGATCACctcatattttaatagaaattgcAACCCA encodes:
- the LOC125067370 gene encoding heterogeneous nuclear ribonucleoprotein R isoform X1, which encodes MAEGNGEISLEEVPGKDSDVGRTPDYHKLIEYGLDTKVASKLDDIYKTGKLAHAELDERALDALKEFPSDGALSVLGQFLDSNLEHVSNKSAYLCGVMKTYRQKSRAGVQGAPALASTVQVKGPDEEKIKQILERTGYTLDVTTGQRKYGGPPPGWEGGTPGAGCEVFCGKIPKDMYEDELIPLFERCGTIWDLRLMMDPMTGTNRGYAFVTFTTRDATQRAVHELDNHEIKPGKTLRIKISVPNLRLFVGNIPKSKGKEEILEEFGKLTAGLVEVIIYSSPDDKKKNRGFCFLEYESHKAASLAKRRLGTGRIKSNDPSQVWGCDIIVDWADPQEEPDEQTMSKVKVLYVRNLTQEITEEALKEEFERYGTVERVKKIKDYAFVHFEDRDCAVKAMEELYGKDMGGARLEVSLAKPPSDKKKKEEILRARERRMTQMIYGRGGFDWCSCSPVHGALRGRTPQPQPRPPQARGDYDYDYDYYGYGDYRGGYNEPFYRYDEFYFDYAGPPQPSAVRQPPNRAQPGAGSCGTGARWARRGAAAGARGGARRAARGRRTPSAMRGNPRAKPSLPGKRKHDGGQQNAGGESKRRRAAAGRRAREPLSRRHYKLRRGAPRPRTAPRTLRSGSRLRLRPVRPP
- the LOC125067370 gene encoding heterogeneous nuclear ribonucleoprotein R isoform X3, encoding MAEGNGEISLEEVPGKDSDVGRTPDYHKLIEYGLDTKVASKLDDIYKTGKLAHAELDERALDALKEFPSDGALSVLGQFLDSNLEHVSNKSAYLCGVMKTYRQKSRAGVQGAPALASTVQVKGPDEEKIKQILERTGYTLDVTTGQRKYGGPPPGWEGGTPGAGCEVFCGKIPKDMYEDELIPLFERCGTIWDLRLMMDPMTGTNRGYAFVTFTTRDATQRAVHELDNHEIKPGKTLRIKISVPNLRLFVGNIPKSKGKEEILEEFGKLTAGLVEVIIYSSPDDKKKNRGFCFLEYESHKAASLAKRRLGTGRIKSNDPSQVWGCDIIVDWADPQEEPDEQTMSKVKVLYVRNLTQEITEEALKEEFERYGTVERVKKIKDYAFVHFEDRDCAVKAMEELYGKDMGGARLEVSLAKPPSDKKKKEEILRARERRMTQMIYGRGGFDWCSCSPVHGALRGRTPQPQPRPPQARGDYDYDYDYYGYGDYRGGYNEPFYRYDEFYFDYAGPPQPSAVRQPPNRAQPDDELALGPNSLYYDLTGGIQGAGSCGTGARWARRGAAAGARGGARRAARGRRTPSAMRGNPRAKPSLPACLMVCV
- the LOC125067370 gene encoding heterogeneous nuclear ribonucleoprotein R isoform X6 produces the protein MAEGNGEISLEEVPGKDSDVGRTPDYHKLIEYGLDTKVASKLDDIYKTGKLAHAELDERALDALKEFPSDGALSVLGQFLDSNLEHVSNKSAYLCGVMKTYRQKSRAGVQGAPALASTVQVKGPDEEKIKQILERTGYTLDVTTGQRKYGGPPPGWEGGTPGAGCEVFCGKIPKDMYEDELIPLFERCGTIWDLRLMMDPMTGTNRGYAFVTFTTRDATQRAVHELDNHEIKPGKTLRIKISVPNLRLFVGNIPKSKGKEEILEEFGKLTAGLVEVIIYSSPDDKKKNRGFCFLEYESHKAASLAKRRLGTGRIKSNDPSQVWGCDIIVDWADPQEEPDEQTMSKVKVLYVRNLTQEITEEALKEEFERYGTVERVKKIKDYAFVHFEDRDCAVKAMEELYGKDMGGARLEVSLAKPPSDKKKKEEILRARERRMTQMIYGRGGFDWCSCSPVHGALRGRTPQPQPRPPQARGDYGGWVMWDGRPLGAARGRGWGPWWCAARRSWPPHAQRHAWQPARQAKFTR
- the LOC125067370 gene encoding heterogeneous nuclear ribonucleoprotein R isoform X2, which produces MAEGNGEISLEEVPGKDSDVGRTPDYHKLIEYGLDTKVASKLDDIYKTGKLAHAELDERALDALKEFPSDGALSVLGQFLDSNLEHVSNKSAYLCGVMKTYRQKSRAGVQGAPALASTVQVKGPDEEKIKQILERTGYTLDVTTGQRKYGGPPPGWEGGTPGAGCEVFCGKIPKDMYEDELIPLFERCGTIWDLRLMMDPMTGTNRGYAFVTFTTRDATQRAVHELDNHEIKPGKTLRIKISVPNLRLFVGNIPKSKGKEEILEEFGKLTAGLVEVIIYSSPDDKKKNRGFCFLEYESHKAASLAKRRLGTGRIKSNDPSQVWGCDIIVDWADPQEEPDEQTMSKVKVLYVRNLTQEITEEALKEEFERYGTVERVKKIKDYAFVHFEDRDCAVKAMEELYGKDMGGARLEVSLAKPPSDKKKKEEILRARERRMTQMIYGRGGFDWCSCSPVHGALRGRTPQPQPRPPQARGDYDYDYDYYGYGDYRGGYNEPFYRYDEFYFDYAGPPQPSAVRQPPNRAQPDDELALGPNSLYYDLTGGIQGAGSCGTGARWARRGAAAGARGGARRAARGRRTPSAMRGNPRAKPSLPGKRKHDGGQQNAGGESKRRLGAAAAAARGWAGAGS
- the LOC125067370 gene encoding heterogeneous nuclear ribonucleoprotein R isoform X4, with product MAEGNGEISLEEVPGKDSDVGRTPDYHKLIEYGLDTKVASKLDDIYKTGKLAHAELDERALDALKEFPSDGALSVLGQFLDSNLEHVSNKSAYLCGVMKTYRQKSRAGVQGAPALASTVQVKGPDEEKIKQILERTGYTLDVTTGQRKYGGPPPGWEGGTPGAGCEVFCGKIPKDMYEDELIPLFERCGTIWDLRLMMDPMTGTNRGYAFVTFTTRDATQRAVHELDNHEIKPGKTLRIKISVPNLRLFVGNIPKSKGKEEILEEFGKLTAGLVEVIIYSSPDDKKKNRGFCFLEYESHKAASLAKRRLGTGRIKSNDPSQVWGCDIIVDWADPQEEPDEQTMSKVKVLYVRNLTQEITEEALKEEFERYGTVERVKKIKDYAFVHFEDRDCAVKAMEELYGKDMGGARLEVSLAKPPSDKKKKEEILRARERRMTQMIYGRGGFDWCSCSPVHGALRGRTPQPQPRPPQARGDYGGWVMWDGRPLGAARGRGWGPWWCAARRSWPPHAQRHAWQPARQAKFTSMFNGLRVIWILKYLSVTILPFPFLYPVPA